A genomic stretch from Vibrio neptunius includes:
- the hutG gene encoding formimidoylglutamase gives MSNLPKTNQDFHWQGRHDAEDGVLGKRVHHAIKQLQVEDLEPYRNAVSVLGFACDAGVARNKGRIGAKKAPDLIRRALANMAWHKESALIDLGNVVCEDDLLEQYQSECADVIAEALRSTPVITLGGGHEVAWASFQGLARYLEYLNPSKPPKIGIINFDAHFDLRAFESNNADVKPSSGTPFNQIYDYCQKHQWPFHYACLGVSKASNTRALFEKAKQLNVWFVEDKDLSHLNHIYHLTQLQHFIDNCDYIYLTIDLDVFPAATAPGVSAPAARGVSMDTLALFLDRILHYKQKLVIADIAEYNPTYDVDSQTARLAARLCWDIANAFSEK, from the coding sequence ATGTCTAACCTACCGAAGACTAACCAGGATTTTCACTGGCAAGGCCGACATGACGCCGAAGATGGTGTATTGGGTAAACGTGTCCACCACGCTATCAAGCAACTTCAAGTAGAGGATCTTGAACCCTATCGAAACGCGGTCAGCGTTTTGGGGTTTGCCTGTGATGCTGGTGTAGCGCGAAACAAGGGCCGAATTGGAGCGAAGAAAGCACCCGACTTGATCAGACGCGCCCTAGCCAACATGGCATGGCACAAAGAAAGTGCCTTAATTGATTTGGGTAATGTCGTCTGTGAAGATGATTTGCTGGAGCAATACCAGTCAGAGTGCGCTGATGTTATCGCAGAGGCACTGCGTTCTACTCCGGTCATTACCCTTGGTGGAGGCCATGAGGTCGCGTGGGCTTCTTTCCAAGGGTTGGCTCGCTACTTGGAGTACTTGAACCCGTCGAAGCCTCCTAAGATCGGCATCATCAATTTTGATGCTCATTTCGATTTGCGTGCCTTTGAAAGCAATAACGCCGATGTCAAACCCAGCTCTGGCACACCATTTAACCAAATTTATGATTACTGCCAAAAGCATCAATGGCCATTCCATTATGCTTGTTTGGGGGTAAGCAAGGCCAGCAATACACGAGCCTTGTTTGAAAAAGCCAAACAGCTGAATGTGTGGTTTGTCGAAGATAAAGATCTCTCTCATCTAAACCACATCTACCATCTAACCCAGTTGCAGCATTTCATCGATAATTGCGATTACATCTATCTGACCATAGATCTGGATGTCTTCCCCGCAGCGACAGCCCCGGGCGTCAGCGCTCCCGCCGCCCGTGGCGTCAGTATGGATACGCTGGCACTCTTTTTAGACCGAATTTTGCACTATAAACAAAAATTGGTGATTGCCGACATCGCCGAGTACAACCCAACCTATGACGTCGATAGTCAAACGGCAAGGTTAGCTGCGAGGCTTTGCTGGGATATTGCCAACGCCTTTTCCGAAAAATAG
- a CDS encoding urocanate hydratase encodes MTERQVEDMRLDTTRTIRAPHGTDLRAKSWLTEAPLRMLMNNLDPDVAEHPHSLVVYGGIGRAARNWECFDKIVEVLERLEDDQTLLVQSGKPVGVFPTHKNAPRVLIANSNLVPHWANWEHFNQLDKEGLMMYGQMTAGSWIYIGSQGIVQGTYETFVSVAKKHFDGKAKGRWILTGGLGGMGGAQPLAATMAGFSMIAVECDESRIDYRLRTGYVDKKATSLDEALAIIYESEEPVSVGLLANAADVFPELVERNITPDVVTDQTSAHDPLNGYLPIGWSMKHASDLRKQDEAAVVKAAKESMAIQVKAMLELQERGAATLDYGNNIRQMALEEGVENAFDFPGFVPAYIRPLFCEGIGPFRWAALSGDPEDIYKTDQKVKELIPDNPHLHNWLDMARERIQFQGLPARICWVGLKDRQRLGQAFNEMVKNGELKAPVVIGRDHLDSGSVASPNRETEGMMDGSDAVSDWPLLNALLNTAGGATWVSLHHGGGVGMGFSQHSGMVICCDGSDDASERIARVLHNDPGTGVMRHADAGYDIAKQCAAEQGLDLPMLNEALNKLK; translated from the coding sequence ATGACGGAACGCCAAGTAGAAGATATGCGTCTCGATACCACCCGCACGATTCGCGCACCACACGGCACGGATCTGAGAGCGAAATCTTGGCTGACGGAAGCGCCGCTTCGCATGTTAATGAACAACCTGGATCCAGACGTTGCTGAGCATCCTCACTCTCTGGTGGTGTACGGTGGTATTGGCCGTGCAGCGCGAAACTGGGAATGCTTTGACAAGATTGTTGAAGTGTTAGAGCGCCTTGAAGACGACCAAACATTACTGGTTCAGTCAGGTAAGCCGGTTGGTGTTTTTCCAACGCACAAAAATGCACCACGTGTTCTTATTGCTAACTCTAACTTGGTCCCCCATTGGGCCAACTGGGAGCACTTCAATCAGCTCGATAAAGAGGGTCTGATGATGTACGGCCAGATGACTGCTGGCAGCTGGATTTACATTGGTTCACAGGGCATTGTTCAAGGCACATACGAAACCTTTGTTTCTGTGGCCAAGAAGCACTTTGATGGCAAAGCCAAAGGGCGTTGGATTCTGACCGGTGGTCTTGGCGGTATGGGCGGGGCTCAGCCTCTTGCTGCGACCATGGCAGGCTTCTCCATGATCGCGGTTGAGTGTGACGAGTCTCGTATTGATTACCGTCTGCGCACAGGGTACGTCGACAAGAAGGCTACCAGCTTGGACGAAGCACTGGCAATCATTTACGAATCGGAAGAACCTGTTTCCGTCGGGCTACTTGCCAACGCCGCAGATGTCTTCCCTGAGTTGGTTGAACGTAACATCACACCGGATGTTGTGACAGACCAAACTTCAGCGCACGACCCACTCAACGGTTATCTTCCTATTGGCTGGTCGATGAAACACGCCTCAGATCTGCGTAAGCAAGATGAAGCAGCCGTTGTTAAAGCGGCTAAAGAGTCCATGGCGATTCAGGTGAAAGCTATGCTTGAGCTGCAAGAACGCGGCGCAGCTACTCTGGACTACGGCAACAACATCCGCCAAATGGCCCTAGAAGAAGGCGTGGAAAACGCGTTTGACTTCCCAGGTTTCGTTCCCGCTTACATTCGTCCACTCTTCTGTGAAGGTATTGGCCCATTCCGCTGGGCAGCGCTATCTGGTGACCCAGAAGACATCTACAAAACCGATCAGAAAGTCAAAGAGTTGATCCCAGACAACCCCCACTTACACAACTGGCTAGACATGGCTCGTGAACGTATTCAGTTCCAAGGTCTACCTGCTCGTATTTGTTGGGTTGGATTGAAAGATCGTCAACGTCTCGGCCAAGCGTTCAATGAAATGGTTAAAAATGGCGAGCTTAAAGCCCCCGTTGTTATCGGCCGCGACCACTTAGACTCTGGCTCAGTCGCCAGCCCGAACCGAGAGACTGAAGGCATGATGGATGGCTCTGATGCCGTATCGGATTGGCCTCTATTAAATGCTCTGCTGAATACAGCAGGCGGTGCTACTTGGGTATCGCTTCACCACGGTGGCGGTGTCGGAATGGGCTTCTCTCAACACTCAGGCATGGTCATTTGTTGTGACGGCAGCGACGATGCCTCCGAGCGAATCGCACGCGTGCTTCACAACGATCCAGGAACAGGCGTAATGCGGCACGCAGACGCAGGCTATGACATTGCCAAACAGTGCGCAGCAGAACAAGGGCTCGATCTACCTATGCTCAACGAAGCACTGAATAAGCTTAAGTAA
- the hutH gene encoding histidine ammonia-lyase, giving the protein MLNLMLKPGNISLKELRQVSRSPARLTLDPEAITAIDESTKVVEQVIAEDRTVYGINTGFGLLANTRIAPEDLETLQKSIVLSHAAGIGEFMSDETVRLMMVLKINSLARGFSGIRLRVIQALIDLVNSQVYPCVPQKGSVGASGDLAPLAHMSTVLLGEGQARHNGKIISGLEAMKIAGLEPITLAPKEGLALLNGTQASTAFALEGLFDAEDLFASATTCGAMSVEAALGSRRPFDPRIHRVRGHRGQMDAALAYRHVLDADSEIGDSHTGCEKVQDPYSLRCQPQVMGACLQQIRNAAETLEVEANSVSDNPLVFAEDGDIISGGNFHAEPVAMAADNLALAIAEIGSLSERRMALLIDSALSKLPPFLVDNGGVNSGFMIAQVTSAALASENKTLAHPASVDSLPTSANQEDHVSMATFAGRRLRDMAENTRGILAVEYLAAAQGLDFRAPNKSSARVEQAKHILREKVPFYDKDRYFAPDIEQANSLLKLAVHNSLMPDAILPSF; this is encoded by the coding sequence ATGTTAAATTTAATGCTAAAGCCGGGAAATATTAGCTTAAAAGAACTCCGTCAGGTGAGCCGTTCTCCTGCAAGATTAACCTTGGATCCAGAAGCCATTACTGCTATTGATGAAAGCACCAAAGTAGTTGAGCAAGTGATTGCCGAAGATCGCACCGTTTACGGCATTAACACGGGCTTTGGTCTGCTGGCGAACACTCGAATTGCACCAGAAGATCTTGAGACGTTGCAAAAGAGCATCGTATTGTCGCACGCGGCTGGCATCGGTGAGTTTATGTCAGATGAAACGGTTCGCCTGATGATGGTGCTCAAGATCAACAGCCTAGCTCGCGGCTTTTCAGGTATTCGCCTTCGCGTCATTCAGGCACTGATCGATCTCGTGAACTCTCAGGTTTATCCGTGTGTACCTCAAAAAGGTTCAGTCGGCGCTTCTGGTGACCTTGCTCCATTAGCGCACATGAGTACCGTATTACTCGGTGAAGGTCAGGCACGTCACAATGGTAAGATCATCTCCGGTCTAGAAGCGATGAAAATCGCGGGTCTGGAGCCAATTACACTGGCACCTAAAGAAGGCCTCGCACTGCTCAATGGCACTCAGGCATCAACCGCTTTTGCGCTTGAGGGCTTATTTGATGCTGAAGACCTATTTGCTTCTGCAACGACCTGTGGCGCAATGTCGGTAGAGGCAGCACTTGGCAGCCGTCGTCCGTTTGACCCTCGTATCCATCGCGTGCGCGGTCATCGAGGCCAGATGGATGCCGCACTGGCCTATCGCCATGTATTGGATGCCGATAGTGAAATCGGCGACTCGCACACCGGTTGTGAGAAGGTTCAGGATCCTTACTCTCTGCGTTGCCAGCCTCAAGTGATGGGCGCGTGTTTACAACAAATCCGCAATGCGGCTGAGACTCTGGAAGTGGAAGCCAACTCTGTCTCTGACAACCCGTTGGTTTTTGCTGAAGATGGTGACATTATCTCCGGTGGTAACTTCCATGCTGAGCCTGTCGCTATGGCTGCAGATAACCTCGCTTTAGCTATCGCTGAGATTGGTAGTCTGTCTGAGCGTCGTATGGCACTGTTGATCGACAGCGCACTCAGCAAGCTACCGCCCTTCCTTGTTGACAACGGCGGAGTTAACTCAGGCTTTATGATTGCTCAGGTCACGTCGGCGGCCCTAGCTAGTGAGAACAAAACTCTCGCTCACCCCGCCTCTGTCGACAGCTTACCCACATCGGCAAACCAGGAAGATCACGTCTCTATGGCAACGTTCGCTGGGCGCCGTCTACGTGACATGGCGGAAAACACTCGCGGCATTCTTGCGGTCGAGTATCTTGCCGCCGCTCAGGGGTTAGACTTCCGTGCTCCAAACAAATCATCGGCCAGAGTCGAACAAGCGAAACATATTTTGCGCGAAAAGGTCCCGTTTTATGATAAAGACCGCTATTTTGCGCCGGATATCGAACAAGCAAACAGTTTGCTTAAACTCGCCGTACACAATTCACTGATGCCAGACGCGATTCTACCTAGTTTCTAA
- a CDS encoding DUF3581 domain-containing protein, protein MFLKPYFSNNDKQFQFTRQQASHFAKMVAGDFNPIHDEDNKRFCVPGDLLFAVLLQKEGVSQKMRFDFSGMVSEGVALHIENKCEKQAAVVDENGKEYLHMTREGEVNRDAAFIEHVVTNYVQFSGMNFPHIMVPLMDEQQMMINCQRPLVIYESMEVEFTRLNLSHPEVEFAGATFDVEGKRGVVTLNFDFKEGEETVGKGVKRMVASGLKPYNQEDIDGLVTRFNERKEAFLAQFTKAA, encoded by the coding sequence ATGTTTTTGAAACCATATTTTTCTAACAACGACAAGCAGTTCCAGTTCACTCGTCAACAAGCAAGCCATTTTGCAAAAATGGTCGCTGGCGACTTCAACCCAATTCACGATGAAGACAATAAGCGCTTCTGTGTTCCAGGTGACCTGCTTTTCGCTGTTTTACTGCAAAAAGAAGGCGTCAGCCAGAAAATGCGTTTTGATTTCTCTGGCATGGTCAGCGAAGGCGTAGCACTTCACATCGAAAACAAGTGTGAGAAACAAGCCGCGGTTGTCGATGAAAACGGTAAAGAGTACCTGCACATGACGCGTGAAGGTGAAGTGAATCGTGACGCTGCGTTCATTGAGCATGTAGTCACCAATTATGTCCAATTCTCGGGCATGAACTTTCCACACATCATGGTTCCACTGATGGACGAGCAGCAGATGATGATCAACTGCCAACGTCCTCTGGTGATTTATGAGAGCATGGAAGTGGAATTCACTCGCTTAAACCTCTCACACCCAGAAGTCGAATTCGCAGGTGCCACGTTTGATGTTGAAGGCAAACGTGGCGTCGTGACATTAAACTTTGATTTCAAAGAAGGCGAAGAGACGGTCGGTAAAGGCGTTAAACGCATGGTTGCGAGTGGTTTAAAACCTTACAATCAAGAAGATATCGACGGTCTAGTCACACGCTTCAATGAGCGCAAAGAAGCCTTTCTAGCACAATTCACCAAAGCAGCATAA
- a CDS encoding isoprenylcysteine carboxylmethyltransferase family protein, producing MNHVGHEFRTFSLGLPAPWFVLFACFMIAVVVGLGGVYEFRKANTTVNPLRVKDAAQVVDTGVFAYSRNPMYLGLFLLLFGLAYWLQNVLCVALAFGFVFYMNRFQIRPEERALEELFGAAYLDYKQRVRRWI from the coding sequence ATGAACCATGTTGGCCATGAGTTCCGTACTTTCTCGCTAGGCTTACCGGCACCTTGGTTTGTTTTATTCGCCTGTTTTATGATTGCCGTTGTTGTTGGTTTGGGTGGGGTTTACGAATTTCGCAAAGCGAACACGACAGTGAACCCGCTCAGGGTAAAGGATGCGGCTCAAGTGGTGGACACGGGCGTGTTTGCTTACTCAAGAAACCCCATGTACCTAGGGTTGTTCTTACTGTTGTTCGGGCTTGCTTATTGGCTGCAAAACGTGTTGTGCGTCGCGCTTGCTTTTGGGTTTGTCTTTTACATGAATCGTTTTCAGATTCGTCCGGAAGAGCGCGCGCTGGAAGAACTTTTTGGCGCGGCTTATTTGGACTACAAACAGCGAGTCCGACGTTGGATATAA
- a CDS encoding DUF3334 family protein, with translation MKKNKIITTEDILLKLCQSVSNVLTAATSSDIHYSAMVQKITKTGLKPDFGCFVLFDGGFSGLVVINFTSKAALEVYTNYMRNMGMPEEELAVLHTSDEVADVLGELMNQLVGDFTNQVRKDLQTHITQNQPKMLTLNKQVILSVDTNLDRPQARRVTFSTEKGNIFYLELAMDKTEFIQLEEFETQEDESPDSILEQAQKKLTSKKESPQEEADPNGSDLLDELGI, from the coding sequence ATGAAAAAAAATAAAATTATCACCACAGAAGACATTCTATTAAAACTCTGTCAATCCGTATCTAACGTACTGACCGCCGCAACAAGCTCAGATATCCACTATTCCGCCATGGTGCAAAAAATCACTAAAACTGGCCTGAAACCTGACTTCGGTTGCTTTGTATTGTTTGATGGTGGTTTTTCAGGACTGGTTGTTATCAACTTCACATCAAAAGCCGCTTTAGAGGTTTATACGAACTATATGCGGAACATGGGCATGCCAGAAGAAGAATTAGCGGTCCTACATACTTCAGACGAAGTGGCTGACGTCCTAGGCGAACTGATGAACCAATTGGTCGGTGACTTTACTAACCAAGTGAGAAAAGATCTTCAGACGCATATCACCCAAAACCAGCCTAAAATGCTCACCCTGAACAAACAGGTTATCTTGTCAGTCGATACCAACTTAGACCGTCCGCAAGCGCGACGAGTCACTTTCTCGACAGAGAAAGGCAATATTTTCTACCTTGAACTCGCGATGGACAAAACAGAGTTTATTCAGCTCGAGGAATTCGAAACGCAAGAAGATGAAAGCCCTGATTCGATCCTGGAGCAAGCTCAGAAAAAACTCACATCGAAAAAAGAATCGCCTCAAGAAGAAGCGGATCCAAACGGCAGTGATTTATTAGACGAGCTTGGTATCTAA
- a CDS encoding DUF2786 domain-containing protein → MDKQKALKKIAKCLELGNSANVNEAANAIKMAHRLMLKYGLDKDDIEFIKMGKTKSTHLLPSNVSSTLLRIIRGINTRFGVEAVLTNHKGLKRAEFIGEADRAIFAAFAFDIIYRELNEQTGKFRNSFAGTGTATNEVSRRVNSFVSGWVEGALEKLPIISPDDDSNKKIDDYIDKEFKNIDRETFKKQLQEAMKNLTEDYEVGLKKGRSVSVSRPIDGAQAPKMLR, encoded by the coding sequence ATGGATAAACAAAAAGCCCTCAAAAAAATAGCTAAGTGTCTTGAACTTGGTAACTCAGCCAACGTTAATGAAGCGGCGAATGCGATCAAAATGGCGCATCGTCTTATGCTCAAATACGGCTTAGATAAAGATGATATTGAGTTCATCAAGATGGGCAAAACTAAATCGACGCACCTTCTGCCATCCAACGTCAGCTCTACGCTGCTGCGTATTATTCGTGGTATTAACACAAGGTTTGGCGTTGAAGCCGTGCTGACAAACCACAAAGGGTTAAAACGCGCCGAGTTTATAGGTGAAGCCGATCGCGCCATTTTCGCCGCCTTCGCATTCGACATCATTTATCGTGAACTCAATGAGCAAACAGGAAAATTCCGTAACAGCTTTGCGGGTACAGGCACCGCAACAAATGAAGTTTCTCGACGCGTCAACTCGTTTGTTTCTGGCTGGGTCGAAGGGGCATTAGAAAAGCTGCCTATCATTAGCCCAGATGACGATTCAAACAAGAAAATCGACGACTACATAGACAAAGAGTTTAAGAATATTGATCGTGAGACGTTCAAGAAACAGCTCCAAGAGGCGATGAAAAACCTGACGGAAGACTATGAAGTGGGTCTGAAAAAGGGTCGTTCAGTCTCCGTGAGTCGCCCGATTGATGGTGCACAGGCACCTAAAATGCTTCGCTAA
- a CDS encoding OmpA family protein, which produces MKKMTLALAVAIALTGCQATQRENATTGESETNSATKGALLGALAGAAVGLATGDNATERRQHALIGAAGGAAVGGGVGYYFDQQEAALRKELLNSGVQVERVGDNQLLLRMENGIGFQTSSHRLDPSIHNTLQGVAKILVEYPDTSLVIEGHTDSTGSETTNQLLSERRAESVRSYLLSQGVAAGRAIARGNGERFPLCTNSTSEGRACNRRVEIKILPLK; this is translated from the coding sequence GTGAAAAAAATGACTTTGGCGCTAGCGGTGGCAATTGCGTTAACTGGCTGTCAAGCAACACAGCGAGAGAATGCAACTACAGGTGAATCAGAAACTAACTCAGCGACCAAAGGCGCTCTGCTAGGTGCTTTAGCTGGAGCTGCCGTTGGATTGGCAACAGGCGACAACGCCACTGAACGTCGTCAACACGCCTTAATTGGTGCCGCTGGCGGAGCCGCTGTTGGGGGCGGTGTGGGTTATTACTTTGATCAGCAAGAAGCAGCACTAAGAAAAGAATTACTCAACTCAGGCGTTCAGGTAGAACGAGTCGGTGACAACCAGCTACTGCTGCGTATGGAAAATGGCATCGGATTCCAAACAAGCTCGCACCGTTTAGATCCTAGTATTCACAACACTTTACAAGGTGTCGCTAAGATTCTAGTTGAGTATCCTGATACCAGCTTAGTCATTGAAGGACATACAGACAGTACAGGCAGTGAGACAACGAATCAGTTATTGTCCGAGCGCAGAGCCGAATCCGTTCGTAGCTATCTGTTATCACAAGGCGTAGCAGCAGGACGTGCGATCGCTCGCGGCAACGGCGAACGTTTCCCACTTTGCACCAATAGCACTTCAGAAGGCCGTGCTTGCAACCGAAGAGTAGAGATTAAAATTCTACCGCTCAAATAA
- a CDS encoding J domain-containing protein produces the protein MKFISLLLLLLSPITLADSVEALTSKAQSNDIEAQLQLANQYLNGEGVQPSQEDAIYWLEQAANNGSNQAIARLASLYLQPDNNNAHEATYWLTQLAVAGNVEAQLNLGKVYESMAHSPDTLSLAEIWYRTASPQSEDAEQAYARVLEKKFNARRAKLVSSIDQLQVAFDDSSIQLSPVAKSKSSANQRSYNIIYSLLGLSAVLVVITISLGRKVRKLKAHSTLSHNDLSSEKRKLETQIKDQNNRLKQQKKQLETLYRQFKKLQSSQGHNTPKRRSEPPAAEQKLSLACALFGFKVEAIPTEKEIKVRYKQLCKIYHPDLKGSDEEMKRLNSALKIILSRVNK, from the coding sequence TTGAAATTTATCAGCCTTTTATTGTTACTGCTTTCCCCAATCACGTTGGCAGACTCCGTTGAAGCCTTAACCAGTAAAGCTCAGAGCAATGACATAGAAGCGCAACTCCAACTCGCCAACCAATACCTCAATGGAGAGGGTGTCCAACCCTCACAAGAAGACGCGATCTACTGGCTTGAGCAGGCCGCTAATAATGGCAGTAACCAAGCCATCGCCCGGTTGGCTTCTCTCTATCTTCAACCAGACAACAACAACGCTCACGAAGCAACGTATTGGCTGACACAACTCGCCGTGGCAGGCAACGTAGAGGCTCAGTTAAATCTAGGCAAAGTGTATGAAAGCATGGCCCACTCACCAGACACACTGAGCTTGGCAGAGATCTGGTATCGCACCGCTTCACCACAAAGTGAGGACGCCGAGCAAGCCTACGCCAGAGTGTTAGAAAAAAAATTCAATGCTCGAAGAGCAAAGCTGGTTTCCTCAATTGACCAACTGCAAGTCGCTTTTGATGATTCAAGTATTCAACTCAGCCCAGTCGCCAAGAGCAAATCCAGTGCTAACCAGCGCAGTTATAACATCATCTATTCTTTGCTTGGGCTTTCAGCAGTACTTGTTGTAATAACGATCTCGCTAGGCCGAAAGGTACGCAAACTAAAAGCACACTCAACACTTTCGCACAATGACTTATCCTCCGAAAAACGAAAACTAGAGACGCAAATAAAGGACCAAAACAACCGCTTAAAACAACAGAAGAAACAGTTAGAAACCTTGTACAGGCAGTTTAAAAAACTGCAGTCATCGCAAGGTCATAACACGCCGAAACGACGTTCTGAGCCCCCTGCTGCTGAACAAAAACTCTCACTGGCGTGCGCTTTGTTTGGATTTAAAGTCGAGGCAATTCCAACTGAAAAAGAAATCAAAGTCAGATATAAGCAGTTGTGTAAGATTTATCATCCGGATTTAAAAGGTAGTGACGAGGAAATGAAACGACTTAATAGCGCGTTGAAAATCATTCTTAGCCGTGTTAATAAATAG
- the maiA gene encoding maleylacetoacetate isomerase — MSEMTLYGYWRSSAAYRVRIALNLKQLPYEQRSIHLVNNGGEQHSAQFQSLNASELVPVLVDGNVRLNQSLTIIDYLDEQYPNCLLTPLDKHKRYVVKALAQDIAVDIHPINNLRVLQYLTNELSVEEAEKSQWYRHWIDVGFHSLEKKLSETHGAYCVGDEISLVDVCLVPQVYNAERFSVDLDRYPIIQKVTASLIQHPAFIAAAPENQPDAVAS; from the coding sequence ATGTCGGAAATGACCTTGTATGGATATTGGCGATCATCTGCCGCCTATAGAGTGAGAATTGCGCTCAATTTAAAACAGTTGCCTTATGAGCAACGCTCTATCCACCTGGTCAACAATGGCGGAGAGCAACACTCCGCCCAATTCCAGTCTCTTAACGCCAGCGAACTCGTTCCCGTTCTTGTGGATGGAAACGTACGCCTTAATCAATCACTTACCATTATTGATTATCTTGATGAGCAATACCCAAATTGTTTGCTGACGCCTTTGGATAAACATAAGCGGTATGTGGTTAAAGCTCTGGCGCAGGATATCGCGGTTGATATTCATCCCATCAACAATTTGCGTGTACTGCAATATTTAACCAACGAGCTATCGGTGGAAGAGGCAGAAAAATCACAGTGGTATCGCCATTGGATTGACGTTGGGTTTCATAGTTTAGAGAAAAAACTGTCTGAGACACATGGTGCGTATTGTGTGGGAGATGAAATAAGTTTGGTCGACGTTTGTTTGGTCCCTCAAGTATACAATGCCGAGCGATTCAGTGTCGATTTGGACCGTTACCCCATTATTCAAAAAGTGACGGCGTCACTTATTCAGCATCCCGCTTTCATTGCCGCAGCACCCGAAAACCAACCTGATGCCGTAGCAAGTTAA